A section of the Malus sylvestris chromosome 17, drMalSylv7.2, whole genome shotgun sequence genome encodes:
- the LOC126609973 gene encoding photosynthetic NDH subunit of subcomplex B 1, chloroplastic isoform X2, protein MATTTSLLPKSFPPFLTNAPSFPSTLFTKLSSFNPQDHPHCTKRPNLQTNAKKKNPWLDPFDDGEDPDMEYGSLFAEGKQDEDDRPPENPDNPYGFLKFPMGYSVEVASLALKVRGDVRRCCCVVSGGVYENLLYFPVIQLLKDRYPGVQVDVVASARGKQAYELNKNVRWADVYDPDDHFPEPAEYTDMVGLLKSRYYDMILSTKLAGLGHGIFLFMTTARERVSYIYPNVNAAGAGLFLSETFRPNGMNLAEGGYNMYHQMVDWLGRPVRDVPRQALPPLKISISKKLKQTVESKYKKAGVDKGKYIVIHGLESDSKASMQSKGDSDSLLPIETWAAIVRGIREFRPVFVIPHEKERENVEEIVGEDTSIVFITTPGQLAAFINDSAGVITTNTAAIQLANARQKPCIALFGSAEKGKLFVPNAEEKNCVIVSSKTKKLKDIDTEAVKNALPIFNVSLALV, encoded by the exons ATGGCCACTACAACTTCTCTGCTTCCCAAATCCTTCCCACCATTTCTCACCAACGCACCTTCATTCCCCTCAACCCTCTTCACCAAGCTCTCGTCTTTCAACCCACAGGACCACCCCCATTGCACAAAAAGGCCCAACCTTCAAACAAATGCCAAGAAGAAGAACCCCTGGCTCGACCCTTTTGATGATGGGGAGGACCCTGACATGGAGTACGGATCCCTCTTCGCGGAAGGGAAGCAGGACGAGGACGATAGGCCACCCGAAAACCCCGATAATCCATACGGGTTCTTGAAGTTCCCAATGGGGTACAGTGTGGAAGTAGCATCACTGGCATTGAAAGTGAGGGGGGATGTTAGGAGGTGTTGCTGTGTGGTTTCTGGTGGTGTGTATGAGAATTTGCTGTATTTTCCGGTAATTCAGTTGCTTAAGGACCGGTATCCCGGCGTGCAAGTGGATGTGGTGGCTTCGGCCAGAGGGAAGCAAGCTTATGAGTTGAATAAGAATGTGAGATGGGCTGATGTGTATGATCCTGATGATCATTTTCCTGAGCCTGCGGAGTACACTGACATGGTTGGACTCCTTAAG AGTAGGTACTACGACATGATCTTATCAACCAAGCTAGCAGGTCTCGGCCATGGAATATTTTTGTTCATGACAACAGCCAGAGAGAGGGTGAGCTACATTTATCCAAATGTAAACGCTGCAGGAGCTGGATTGTTTCTATCTGAAACATTTAGACCGAATGGTATGAATCTCGCTGAAGGCGGGTATAACAT GTATCACCAGATGGTGGATTGGTTGGGGAGACCAGTGCGGGATGTGCCACGACAAGCTTTGCCCCCGCTTAAAATATCAATTTCAAAGAAGCTAAAGCAGACTGTAGAGTCAAAATACAAGAAAGCAGGTGTAGATAAAGGAAAGTATATTGTGATTCACGGGTTGGAGTCGGATTCAAAAGCCTCAATGCAGTCTAAGGGGGATAGTGATAGCTTGCTACCCATCGAAACTTGGGCTGCAATAGTCCGCGGTATAAG GGAATTTAGGCCAGTTTTTGTCATTCCACATGAGAAGGAAAGGGAAAATGTGGAGGAAATAGTTGGAGAAGATACCAGCATTGTGTTCATAACAACCCCTGGGCAG cTTGCCGCTTTTATCAATGACTCGGCTGGTGTGATAACTACAAATACCGCAGCTATCCAACTTGCAAATGCACGCCAAAAACCCTG CATTGCATTATTTGGCTCTGCAGAGAAGGGGAAACTATTCGTTCCGAACGCAGAGGAGAAGAACTGTGTTATTGTTTCATCCAAGACAAAAAAGTTAAAGGACATTGACACTGAAGCTGTTAAAAATGCACTTCCAATTTTCAATGTGTCCCTAGCTCTAGTCTAA
- the LOC126609973 gene encoding photosynthetic NDH subunit of subcomplex B 1, chloroplastic isoform X1 → MATTTSLLPKSFPPFLTNAPSFPSTLFTKLSSFNPQDHPHCTKRPNLQTNAKKKNPWLDPFDDGEDPDMEYGSLFAEGKQDEDDRPPENPDNPYGFLKFPMGYSVEVASLALKVRGDVRRCCCVVSGGVYENLLYFPVIQLLKDRYPGVQVDVVASARGKQAYELNKNVRWADVYDPDDHFPEPAEYTDMVGLLKSRYYDMILSTKLAGLGHGIFLFMTTARERVSYIYPNVNAAGAGLFLSETFRPNGMNLAEGGYNIKLFCRDSWNKHWYHQMVDWLGRPVRDVPRQALPPLKISISKKLKQTVESKYKKAGVDKGKYIVIHGLESDSKASMQSKGDSDSLLPIETWAAIVRGIREFRPVFVIPHEKERENVEEIVGEDTSIVFITTPGQLAAFINDSAGVITTNTAAIQLANARQKPCIALFGSAEKGKLFVPNAEEKNCVIVSSKTKKLKDIDTEAVKNALPIFNVSLALV, encoded by the exons ATGGCCACTACAACTTCTCTGCTTCCCAAATCCTTCCCACCATTTCTCACCAACGCACCTTCATTCCCCTCAACCCTCTTCACCAAGCTCTCGTCTTTCAACCCACAGGACCACCCCCATTGCACAAAAAGGCCCAACCTTCAAACAAATGCCAAGAAGAAGAACCCCTGGCTCGACCCTTTTGATGATGGGGAGGACCCTGACATGGAGTACGGATCCCTCTTCGCGGAAGGGAAGCAGGACGAGGACGATAGGCCACCCGAAAACCCCGATAATCCATACGGGTTCTTGAAGTTCCCAATGGGGTACAGTGTGGAAGTAGCATCACTGGCATTGAAAGTGAGGGGGGATGTTAGGAGGTGTTGCTGTGTGGTTTCTGGTGGTGTGTATGAGAATTTGCTGTATTTTCCGGTAATTCAGTTGCTTAAGGACCGGTATCCCGGCGTGCAAGTGGATGTGGTGGCTTCGGCCAGAGGGAAGCAAGCTTATGAGTTGAATAAGAATGTGAGATGGGCTGATGTGTATGATCCTGATGATCATTTTCCTGAGCCTGCGGAGTACACTGACATGGTTGGACTCCTTAAG AGTAGGTACTACGACATGATCTTATCAACCAAGCTAGCAGGTCTCGGCCATGGAATATTTTTGTTCATGACAACAGCCAGAGAGAGGGTGAGCTACATTTATCCAAATGTAAACGCTGCAGGAGCTGGATTGTTTCTATCTGAAACATTTAGACCGAATGGTATGAATCTCGCTGAAGGCGGGTATAACAT AAAATTGTTCTGCAGGGATAGCTGGAACAAGCATTG GTATCACCAGATGGTGGATTGGTTGGGGAGACCAGTGCGGGATGTGCCACGACAAGCTTTGCCCCCGCTTAAAATATCAATTTCAAAGAAGCTAAAGCAGACTGTAGAGTCAAAATACAAGAAAGCAGGTGTAGATAAAGGAAAGTATATTGTGATTCACGGGTTGGAGTCGGATTCAAAAGCCTCAATGCAGTCTAAGGGGGATAGTGATAGCTTGCTACCCATCGAAACTTGGGCTGCAATAGTCCGCGGTATAAG GGAATTTAGGCCAGTTTTTGTCATTCCACATGAGAAGGAAAGGGAAAATGTGGAGGAAATAGTTGGAGAAGATACCAGCATTGTGTTCATAACAACCCCTGGGCAG cTTGCCGCTTTTATCAATGACTCGGCTGGTGTGATAACTACAAATACCGCAGCTATCCAACTTGCAAATGCACGCCAAAAACCCTG CATTGCATTATTTGGCTCTGCAGAGAAGGGGAAACTATTCGTTCCGAACGCAGAGGAGAAGAACTGTGTTATTGTTTCATCCAAGACAAAAAAGTTAAAGGACATTGACACTGAAGCTGTTAAAAATGCACTTCCAATTTTCAATGTGTCCCTAGCTCTAGTCTAA
- the LOC126609987 gene encoding phosphatidyl-N-methylethanolamine N-methyltransferase, producing the protein MGIAAAIGVLSPFPFYYWLWSYPQTWVELCGKGRDPCKVMAYVSHFLKLIQFLSLFSVSTFSWPPPLYFWPLIAFGQFLNFRVYQLLGESGTYYGVRFGKNIPWVTEFPFGYVKDPQYVGSILSLFACVSWVPFQYISLWTLGYVAMIYLESKEDPATRAKPPS; encoded by the exons ATGGGGATAGCGGCAGCAATAGGAGTGCTTTCACCCTTCCCATTCTACTATTGGCTATGGAGTTACCCACAAACATGGGTAGAGCTGTGTGGGAAGGGGCGTGACCCATGCAAAGTGATGGCCTATGTGTCTCATTTCCTGAAGCTGATTCAgttcctttctcttttctcgGTCTCTACCTTCTCTTGGCCTCCCCCTCTTTACTTCTGGCCCCTCATTGCCTTTGGCCAGTTCCTCAACTTCAG GGTCTATCAGTTGCTCGGTGAATCTGGTACGTATTATGGAGTACGTTTTGGGAAGAACATTCCCTGGGTGACAGAGTTTCCATTTGGGTACGTAAAAGATCCTCAGTATGTGGGAAGCATTTTAAGTCTTTTTGCATGCGTATCGTGGGTACCATTTCAGTACATTTCGTTGTGGACGTTGGGTTATGTTGCAATGATATATTTGGAGTCGAAGGAAGATCCTGCAACTCGCGCAAAACCGCCCTCATAA
- the LOC126609982 gene encoding probable WRKY transcription factor 40 has translation MDHSAAYDDDTTLDLNSRPLRLFDDTPMIKQEVHSKISIDFGRQLSSTEESGRLLEELHRVSAENKKLTEMLTVMGENYNALRSQLLEYMSKNPEKELSPISKKRKSESSNNNTNSNNIMNGAVNGNSESSSSDGESFKKPREETIKAKVSRIYVRTEASDTTSLVVKDGYQWRKYGQKVTRDNPCPRAYFKCSFAPSCPVKKKVQRSVEDQSILVGTYEGEHNHPNPSQIEATSGSNRCMTIGSVPYSTSLGSSGPTITLDLTKSKSSTADAEGTKTRTETPEVRKFLVEQMASSLTKDPDFTKALATAISGRILQHNTY, from the exons ATGGACCATTCAGCTGCATATGATGATGATACTACTTTGGATCTTAATTCCAGGCCTCTCAGACTTTTCGATGATACTCCG ATGATTAAACAAGAGGTGCATAGCAAAATATCGATCGACTTTGGGAGGCAGCTTTCCTCTACAGAAGAG AGTGGTCGTCTATTGGAAGAATTGCACCGGGTGAGTGCCGAGAACAAGAAGCTAACCGAAATGTTGACGGTGATGGGAGAGAACTACAATGCTTTGAGAAGCCAACTGTTGGAGTACATGAGCAAGAACCCAGAGAAGGAGCTTAGCCCaatttcaaagaaaagaaagtctgaaagcagcaacaacaacacCAACAGTAACAATATCATGAATGGAGCAGTGAATGGAAACTCCGAAAGCAGCTCCAGTGATGGCGAATCGTTCAAGAAACCAAGGGAAGAGACCATCAAGGCAAAGGTTTCAAGGATTTATGTCCGGACCGAAGCATCTGATACGACAAGCCTG GTTGTGAAAGATGGATATCAATGGAGGAAATATGGCCAAAAAGTTACGAGGGATAATCCTTGTCCTAGAGCTTACTTCAAATGCTCTTTTGCTCCAAGCTGCCCTGTCAAAAAGAAG GTTCAAAGAAGTGTTGAGGACCAATCTATTTTGGTGGGAACTTATGAAGGTGAACACAACCACCCCAACCCTTCCCAAATTGAAGCAACATCGGGCTCAAACCGCTGCATGACCATAGGATCGGTCCCTTACTCAACCTCCCTTGGTTCATCTGGACCTACAATTACTCTTGACTTAACCAAATCCAAGTCCAGTACTGCTGATGCCGAGGGCACAAAAACAAGAACTGAAACACCTGAAGTTCGCAAATTTTTGGTTGAGCAGATGGCTTCTTCCTTGACGAAGGATCCCGATTTCACGAAAGCACTTGCAACAGCCATATCAGGAAGAATACTTCAACACAATACTTACTAA